In Methylobacterium sp. WL1, the sequence CCCGCTCTTTCAGGCCCGGCATGGCCTGGATCAGCTGGTCCTTGAGGGCTGGCTGGAGCGTCGCCGGGAGGCCGCGCTCCGGGCCGACGTTCGGCAGGATCGTCTCGAGCGCGGCGACCAGATCCGCATCGGCGCTGCCTCGGATGTAGAGTCCGTTGAGGTTGGCGAGCTTGGCGAAGTCGAACCGCGCCGCCGAGCGCCCCACTGCGCGGAGATCGAAGGCCGTGATCATCTCGTCGGTGGAGAACACCTCCTGGTCGCCGTGGCTCCAGCCCAGTCGCACGAGGTAGTTGCGCAGCGCCTCCGGCAGGTAGCCGAGGTCGCGGTAGGCCTCGACCCCGAGCGCCCCGTGGCGCTTCGACAGCTTCGCCCCGTCGGCGCCGTGGATCAGCGGGATATGGGCCATCCTGGGGATGTCCCAGCCGAGCGCAGAGAAGATCTGGCTCTGCCGGGCCGCGTTGGTGAGGTGGTCGTCGCCGCGGATGACCTGGGTGACGCCCATGTCGTGGTCGTCGACCACGACGGCGAGCATGTAGGTCGGCGTCCCGTCCGAGCGCAGCAGGACGAGGTCGTCGAGATCGCGGTTGGCCCAGGTCACCCGCCCCTGCACGGCATCCTCGACCACCGTCTCGCCCTCGATGGGCGCTCGCAGCCGGATCACCGGCCTGACCCCGGCAGGAGCCTCGGACGGGTCGCGATCGCGCCACCGCCCGTCGTAGCGCGGGGCCCGGCCCTCGGCTCGGGCGGTCTCCCGCATCTGCGTCAGTTCCTCCGCGGAGGCGTAGCAATGGTAGGCGCGGCCGGCGGCCAGCAGCTCCTCGGCGACCGCGCGATGGCGCTCGGCGCGGGCGAACTGGAAGACCACGTCCCCGTCCCAATCGAGGCCGAGCCAGGACAGGCCGTCGAGGATCGCGTCGATCGCGCCCTTGGTCGAGCGTTCCCGGTCGGTATCCTCGATGCGCAGCAGCATCTTGCCGCCGGTGTGGCGGGCGTACAGCCAATTGAACAGCGCCGTGCGGGCACCGCCGATATGGAGGTATCCGGTGGGCGAGGGGGCGAAGCGCGTGACGACGGCTGAGGACATCGGGCCGATATGTTCGGGGGCGAAGGGCGACGGGGCGGTGCAGGGCGTCAGGGCGGCGCCCGTCGCACGGCGTGGCGCCCGTAGCACGAAGCGTCCGCTGTAGCACGGGCCGACGGGTGCGTTAAGAATCCCCGGCCGGGACTTGGTCGTCCGGCACGGGGCGGGGCGGATGCGGCGGATCGGCGCGAGGCTGGCGGGCGGCGCGGTGGCGCTGGCCGGCACGCGCCCGGTATCGATGCCGGCGCTCCGCGGCTGGCTCGCCGATGGGCTCACCCGGGAGGTCGAGCAGCGCCGCCTGTTCCCGTGGCTGGCGGTGGCGTTCGGCGCCGGGATCCTGGTCTTCTTCGGGTGTGCCGACGGGACGCCGTTCCTCGCCGCTCCCTTGGCCGGAGCGGCGCTCGCCCTCGCGCCGGCGCCGTTCCTGGGTGCGCGGCCGGGGGCACTCGCCCTTTGCCTGGCGCTGACAGCCGGCTTCCTGGGCTTCGCGGCGGCGACCTGGCGGGTCTCGCAGGTGGCGGCGCCGATCCTCACCCGCACCACAATCGGGCCGCTGACCGGGATGATCGAGGGGCTGGACGAGCGCGAGGTCGGCGCCCGGCTGGTGATCAGGGTCGAGAGCTTCGCCGGGCTCGAACCCGCTTTGAGGCCGCTTCGGGTGCGGGTCTCGTTCCGGAAGGCGCCATCCCTGCGGCCCGGGGACTTCATCGTCGCGACGGCAAGGTTGCTGCCGCCGCCCGAGGCGGCACGACCGGGCGGCTACGATTTCGCCCGGGATGCCTACTTTCAGGGACTCGGCGCGGTAGGCTCGCTGATCGGGGCGATCACGGTTCGAGAGCCGCCCACCCCGCCGCCTCTGCGCCTGCGACTGGCAGCCTTGCTGGACGAGGCCCGCAACGCGCTGACACGCCGGATCGCGCAGGCCGAGGGCGGGCAAGCGGGGGCCGTGGCGGCGGCCCTGGTCACGGGCAAGCGCGGCCTGATCGGACCGGCCGCCAACGATGCGCTCCGGGCGGCGGGCATCTATCACGTCGTTTCCATCTCGGGCCTCCACATGGTGCTGGCCGCCGGCGTGGTGTTCTGGCTGGTGCGGGCCGTCTTGGCGCTGGTGCCGTATTGCGCGCTGGTCTGGCCGATCAAGAAGATCGCCGCCGGGTTCGCGATGCTGGGCGTCACCGCCTATTGCGCGTTCTCGGGCTGGGACATCGCCGCCGAGCGCTCGCTGATCATGACGCTGATCATGCTCGGCGCGATCCTGGTCGACCGGCCGGCGCTGTCCATGCGCAACCTCGCGCTGGCCGCCCTGATAGCATTGGCGCGGGAACCCGAGGGCCTGCTCGGACCGAGCTTCCAGATGTCGTTCGGGGCGGTGGCCGGGCTGATCGCCTGCGCGCGGCTGATCGACGGACGCCTGTTCCAGCGTCCCGGGGCGGGGCGGATCGAGCGGTTCGTCGGCACCGGCCTCTCGGCCGTGACAGGCACCCTCGCGACGACCCTGGTGGCACAGGTCGCGACGGCGCCGTTCGCGACCTACCATTTCCAGACGGTCCAGCCGTTCGGCCTGATCGGCAACGCCCTGACCCTGCCGCTGGTCTCCCTGGTCGTGATGCCGGCGGCGGTGATCGGGATCCTGGCCTATCCCTTCGCCCTGGACCGGCCGATCTGGTGGCTGATGGGACAGGCGGTGGGCGGCATGCTGGCGATCTCCGAATGGATCGCCGGCTTCAATCGGGCCGTCCTGGTGCTGCCGGCCTTCGGCACCGGCGCGCTGATGCTGCTGGCGGCCGGGCTGCTGCTGGCGACGCTGCCGGTATCGCGACTGCGCTGGCTGGCCCTGCCGCCCGCCCTGCTCGGGCTCGGCCTCGCCGTCGTTCCGGAGCGATTTGACTTGTACGTCGACCGGCAGGGCGGTGGTGCGGCCGTGCGTGGACCGGACGGAGTCCTGTGGGCCCTCGGCAATCCTTCGGCCTTCGTGATGGAGCAGTGGCTGAAAGCGGATGGCGACGGGCGATCGGCGAAGGCGGTGATCCAGGCTTCGTCGGCTGTCGGACGGTGCGACCGGCTCGGCTGCACCGCAAGCCTGCCGGACGGCCGCGCCGTCGCCCTGGTCCGCGACCGGCGCGCCTTCACGGAGGACTGCGCCCGGGCGGCCCTGCTGATCTCGCGGCTCGCGGCGCCGCCCATCTGCACGGGGCCTCTGGTGATCGACCGCCGGGTGCTCGCCGAACGAGGCGCCGTCGCGCTCCGGGCCGACCGGGATGGCTTCACGGCACGCTATACCCGCGACACGGGCCGTACCATGCCTTGGCGGGCATCACCGGCTTCGCGGCCATCGCCTGTCCCACAACCGAAAGTGGTAACACCCTCCGAGCCGATCCCGGCCGAGGCCGACGTCGCCGGTTCCGAGGCCGCGCCCGGCGACGCGCCGGCCGAACCCCTTCAGTAGCGGCGGACGAGGCTGACGAGCCGCCCCTGGATCTGGACCCGGTCGGGCCCGAGCACGCGGGTCTCGTAGGCCGGGTTGGCGGCCTCCAGGGCGATCGAGGAGCCCCGGCGGCGGAGGCGCTTGAGCGTCGCCTCCTCGTCGTCGATCAGCGCCACGATGATGTCGCCGGTATTGGCCGTATCCTGCTTGCGGATCACCACGAGGTCACCGTCCAGGATGCCGGCATCGACCATCGAGTCGCCGCGGACCTCGAGGGCGTAATGCTCGCCGCCGGCTAGGAAGTCCGGCGACATGGTGATGGCGTGGCTCTGGTTCTGGATCGCCGAGACCGGCGTACCGGCCGCGATCCGGCCCATCACGGGGATCGAGATGGCGCGGCCGCCGTCGTCGATCATCCGGGCGGTCGCCGGCTGCGCCGGCAGCTTGGACTTCCCGCCCTCGACCACGCTCGGGGTGAAGCGGCGGGGCTCCGCAGGTGGAGCAGCCGCCTGGGACAGGCTCTCGGGGATGCGGATCACCTCGATGGCGCGCGCCCGGTTCGGCAGGCGGCGCAGGAAGCCGCGCTCCTCGAGGGCCGTGATCAGCCGGTGGATGCCCGATTTGGACTTCAGATCGAGGGCGTCCTTCATCTCGTCGAACGAGGGCGGGACGCCACATTCCTGCATGCGGCTCTGGATGAAACGCAGGAGGTCCAGCTGCTTGCGCGTGAGCATCGACGGGGGACTCGCGGCTTGGAGGACCGCATCGATGCGGTCGCGGAAACAAATCACGAACACGTTAAACGTTCCGCAAGTGTTCCGCAAGCGTGATCGGCTGAGCTTGATCGATCGGCGATGTGCGGATGCGGCCGTTGTGTGCCGTGACGCGGTCGCGCCGCCATGGCAGAACCGGTCTGGCCGGATCGGCACGATCCCGGGCCAGCCTCGGTGACCTGAATCGCCGGAATGGTCCATAGGCTGGGACGGTCAGAGTGGCGCGGCGGGCCGCTCACGTCTGCCCACGGCACCTTGCCCGGACGACAGACATAGATCGCATGGACGCCGCATCATCCGACATCGCCGAGACCTGCAGCCGCGTGAAGCGCCTGAGAGTGGCGACCGCGGCCGCCCATGATCAGCTTGATCGGCGCATCATGGCGGCAAAGCCGTTCGCGAGCCTGGAGCGCTACGCGCTGTTCCTCCAGATCCAGTACAGGTTCCATGCGGTCGTCGATCGAGTCTATCGCGATGGCGCGTTCGCCCATGTCCTGCCCGATCTCGACGGCAGGCGCCGACTGCCCCTGATCCAGCAGGATCTGCGCGATGTCGGAGCGCCCGTCCCTGACGGCGCGTCCGAGGAACATTTCGGGACGATCGAACCGGCGCAGGGATTGGGCTGGCTCTACGTCGCCGAGGGCTCGAATCTCGGGGCGGCCATCCTGCTCAAGGAGGCCCGGGCGCTCGGCCTGTCGGAAACCCACGGTGCGCGCCATCTTGCCGGACATCCCGAAGGACGCGGGTTGCATTGGCGGCTTTTCACGGCCGCCCTCGACCGGGTCGAACTCCGGGAGACCGGGGAGCAACGCGTCGCCGCGGGGGCGACGGAGGCGTTCCAGTTCGTGCGCCGGCTGGTCGGGGACGTCTTCGAGGACTGACGGCGCCGCCACCCGGTCGGATCGTTCCGCCGCCCTGGCGCAGCAACAAAGCCTGTCACGCGCGCCGTCCACCGCCGAGTCGGGCGATGACC encodes:
- the gltX gene encoding glutamate--tRNA ligase, producing MSSAVVTRFAPSPTGYLHIGGARTALFNWLYARHTGGKMLLRIEDTDRERSTKGAIDAILDGLSWLGLDWDGDVVFQFARAERHRAVAEELLAAGRAYHCYASAEELTQMRETARAEGRAPRYDGRWRDRDPSEAPAGVRPVIRLRAPIEGETVVEDAVQGRVTWANRDLDDLVLLRSDGTPTYMLAVVVDDHDMGVTQVIRGDDHLTNAARQSQIFSALGWDIPRMAHIPLIHGADGAKLSKRHGALGVEAYRDLGYLPEALRNYLVRLGWSHGDQEVFSTDEMITAFDLRAVGRSAARFDFAKLANLNGLYIRGSADADLVAALETILPNVGPERGLPATLQPALKDQLIQAMPGLKERAKTLIELLDSAYYLTAQRPLVLDDKARTLLSDEGRARLAGVLPDLQSLPEWSAAATEGAVRQYAETAGCKLGQVAQPLRAALTGRTTSPPLFDVMAVLGRSETLARLADQVPQG
- a CDS encoding ComEC/Rec2 family competence protein; this translates as MRRIGARLAGGAVALAGTRPVSMPALRGWLADGLTREVEQRRLFPWLAVAFGAGILVFFGCADGTPFLAAPLAGAALALAPAPFLGARPGALALCLALTAGFLGFAAATWRVSQVAAPILTRTTIGPLTGMIEGLDEREVGARLVIRVESFAGLEPALRPLRVRVSFRKAPSLRPGDFIVATARLLPPPEAARPGGYDFARDAYFQGLGAVGSLIGAITVREPPTPPPLRLRLAALLDEARNALTRRIAQAEGGQAGAVAAALVTGKRGLIGPAANDALRAAGIYHVVSISGLHMVLAAGVVFWLVRAVLALVPYCALVWPIKKIAAGFAMLGVTAYCAFSGWDIAAERSLIMTLIMLGAILVDRPALSMRNLALAALIALAREPEGLLGPSFQMSFGAVAGLIACARLIDGRLFQRPGAGRIERFVGTGLSAVTGTLATTLVAQVATAPFATYHFQTVQPFGLIGNALTLPLVSLVVMPAAVIGILAYPFALDRPIWWLMGQAVGGMLAISEWIAGFNRAVLVLPAFGTGALMLLAAGLLLATLPVSRLRWLALPPALLGLGLAVVPERFDLYVDRQGGGAAVRGPDGVLWALGNPSAFVMEQWLKADGDGRSAKAVIQASSAVGRCDRLGCTASLPDGRAVALVRDRRAFTEDCARAALLISRLAAPPICTGPLVIDRRVLAERGAVALRADRDGFTARYTRDTGRTMPWRASPASRPSPVPQPKVVTPSEPIPAEADVAGSEAAPGDAPAEPLQ
- the lexA gene encoding transcriptional repressor LexA; amino-acid sequence: MLTRKQLDLLRFIQSRMQECGVPPSFDEMKDALDLKSKSGIHRLITALEERGFLRRLPNRARAIEVIRIPESLSQAAAPPAEPRRFTPSVVEGGKSKLPAQPATARMIDDGGRAISIPVMGRIAAGTPVSAIQNQSHAITMSPDFLAGGEHYALEVRGDSMVDAGILDGDLVVIRKQDTANTGDIIVALIDDEEATLKRLRRRGSSIALEAANPAYETRVLGPDRVQIQGRLVSLVRRY
- a CDS encoding biliverdin-producing heme oxygenase, producing MDAASSDIAETCSRVKRLRVATAAAHDQLDRRIMAAKPFASLERYALFLQIQYRFHAVVDRVYRDGAFAHVLPDLDGRRRLPLIQQDLRDVGAPVPDGASEEHFGTIEPAQGLGWLYVAEGSNLGAAILLKEARALGLSETHGARHLAGHPEGRGLHWRLFTAALDRVELRETGEQRVAAGATEAFQFVRRLVGDVFED